Sequence from the Corallococcus sp. EGB genome:
TCCCATGTTGTCTTTCTCTTGTTTCGGTCCTTGGCGAAGGCGTCCTTGCACCAGTTCTCTTGGTGGCCTAGAACCAGAATGGCCCTCTTTAATGCTCGTATGGCTGGTGCTTGCTGAGAACCCTTGGGGAGGCTTCTCTTCTTGATTAGTCGGTCCCGCTCTAGTTCACGGGCGAGTTCTTTGGCTGCGTTGTATGCTTTTTCGAGATGGAACTCGACGACATACATGCACATGTTTCGGCGCTGCTCAGTCGCAAGCGGATGAAGGAACTGCTGTCTCCCATCTGAAGCGCGTCTTACGTCCTCAATGATTCCTGCGGCTGTTCGCATCCACGCACGGCGGATATCGGCCGAGTAGCTATTGATCTCGGTGGTCTCTAGAAGCCAGCAGACGCGCTCACAGCGTTCATGCAGTTTTTCGGCTATAGGCGGGGGCTCGAACTGCGCCCACGTTGGGGATTTATTCCAGGCGCGAACGGAGTCCCGCATGAGACTAAGCGCCTCACCAATCTGCGGAGCCTCCGGATTCTCGATTGCCTCGGCTAATAGCTTCATAGCTCCATCTTATGGCTGTCGGACCCATGGTGGAGAAGATCTGAACGTGGTGTCCTTGCGGACCCAATGAATGTCGTGCCTGTCCGGGAAGTTCGTGCTCAGAAGTGGGTGGGTTCCCACACCAGCAATCGGCCTGCCGCGTCGCGCACCGTGGCTGCGTTCTTCGACAGCACCCGCGATAGGGCGGGCTCCGCCTCAATGGCATCGGCGAGGTCCGGGGTCGTCTCGCGCATGGCCTGCCGCATGAGGTGCGCCATGCGCTCCGCCGCGTCGTGGAGGCGGTTGGGGCAGTCCGCGCGCAGCTCCGCCACCAGCTCATCGTGCACCATGAGGACGAGCCGCGAGCCCCAGAGAGGGGAGCGCCGGGCCGTATACATCTCGCGGGCGACGCGCCAGGTGGCCAGCTTCGCCCCCACGGCGCCGAGGGCCTGAAAAGGCGTGTTGAGCCACTGCGTGTAGCCGCAGCCTCCCCGGAGGATGTTGGCCCCGGGAGTGAGCACGTCCACGAACTGCCCGCCGTAGGTGAGCCGGCTGGCGCGGGAGAACAGCTCCCGTTGCTCGGGCCATGCGTCCAGCCACCTGTCGCCGTAGCGTTGGGAGACTTCCACGCACGCGGCGCAGACCATTTTCACCTTGCCCTGGACACGCACCGGCACGCGCTCGATTCCGCATGCCTCCGCCACCTTGGCCAGCAGGCAGAAGCGGACGTCGTCCTTCGCTCGCGCGTGGTAGGCCATGGCGCCCGCGCCCATGCCGCCGCCCTTGCCGAAATTGAAGACCTTGGCGAGCGCACGGAAGGACGTGGCCGTGGCCTCCTTCGCCTTCACGCGAGGCCGCAGGGCCGCGTAGCTCTCGCCGAGGAACGTCGCTGCGGCGGAGGTGTGGACGTCCTCCTGCGCCAGCAGGGCCTCGGCCATGCGCGACCAGCCCACGTCCCAGATGGCCCGCTGGGCCATGGTGCGCAGCTCCAGGCCGGCGTAGTCCACGGAGCAGTAGACGAAGCCAGGGCGGGCCTCGTGGCACTCGCGGACGCCGCCGCGCTGGGGCAGCTGCTGGTAGTCGCTGGAGACGCGCGTCGTGGACACCAGCACGTTGAAGCGCGGGTTGAGGGGGCGCGTGACGCCAGCCTCCAGCTTGCCCAGGTAGGTGGAGCGGTACTTGTCCACCTTGCCTGCCTTGCCCAGCTCCTCCAGCAGCGGGTCCCCCGAGTCGAGGAGCGTGTCCCTGTCGGTAGCCACCTGCCCGTCCGGGAAGCGCTCCGTGGGCGAGGTGACGGGCGGCAGGCCGTTGTAGGCGGCGGACACGAGGGCGGAGAGGCGCTTCGAGTCCTTGGTGCCATCGGGCCGGAAGATGCCCGCCGCGAGGAAGCGGGCGCGGTTGGCGCTCCACTCCGCCTCCACGCGCTGGCGCAGCTGGGCGACGCGCCCACCATTGGTGCGCAGGCCCCAGAGGGAGGCGAAGTGCAGCGCCAGGGCGGCGCGGACCTGGTGCCCTTCCGCGTGGAGGTTGCCGCCGGTGGGGCTGTCGGTGGCGGCGCGTTCCTGGGCGTGGTGGACGTCGAGCGTGAAGCGAGCGTCGCGCTTCGGGTAGTCCACGGCGGCAGGGGGCCACTCCTCCAAGGGGACGCCGTCGAGCTGCGCGTACCGCAAGCGCCATGCGTCCGGGGCGTGCTTCTCCGCGCTGATGTCGAGTCCCAGGTGGCGCTTCACCAGGAGGGCCAGCGGGTAGCGGGCTCCCTCGTCGTCGTCCAGGGGGCGGCCTGTCTCGGGGTCAACGCCGTGGAGTCCTCGGGCGATGTCCAGGAGGGCCTCGCGGATGGCGACGTCATGCAGGCGCCCGGCGTCGGCGGCGTCGAAGACAGCGTCCACGAGCCGCGCGTCGTCCGCGCACATGACGCCCAGGTCGTAGGCGAGGTTCGCGCCCGTGAGGTGGACGCCTGGGGATGCGATGGCCTCGCGGAACCACTTGCGTGCCTGGGCGGCGGAGAGGAGGCGCTCGCTCCCCGGGGCCGCGTCCGCTACGGAGGCGCAGACGAGCGGCGGGGCGAGGAGGCCGGGTTGAATCAGGTGCGTCTCGGTGTCGAAGCTGAAGAGGGTGGGCACAACACCGAAAGGCCCGTGTCGTGGGCCAGCCGTGGCGCGTTGGGGGACGCGCCAAACGTGTCAGCGATGGAAGGAAGGACTGCGGGCTACGCCAGGGCGTTCGCGAGAGTCGGCAGCTTCGCGGCGGCGCGCTTCTCGTCGAGGGCGGACAGCTCCGCGTCAGTGGGCGTGACGGTGCTCCAGCGGTAGCCCTCGATGACCTTCCCGGGCTTGCCATCCTTCTCGGGCAGCACCTTGGGGAAGACTTCGCAGTCGATGGGCAGGAAGGCGCCGGCCTGCAAGTCGCCCGTGAACTTGGCGAGCTGCTCCAAGGAAAGCTCCGCCTCCTCGGCGCCAGCCAGGGCCATGACGAAGGCCTTGAAGCGCCCTCCACCGTTCTTCTTCACGTCGGAGAGGTTCTCCACGTAGGAGATGACAGCCCCGACGCGGTTGGGCTCGGTGGCGGGCTGCGTCCGCTCGGCGGACACCACCTTCAGCTCCGCGATGGCAGACAGGCCCTTGAAGCCGTCCTTGGTGCGGATGGACTGCACCTCCAGGCGGTAGCGGCCGGCCTTGAGGTACTGCGCGCCGAGCTGCGCCTGGGCGCTGACGATGCGTGCGAGGGCTGCGTTGTTCATGTCCCGTTGCTCCATTGAGGGTGGGACGTCGGAAGGACGTCCTCACCTGCTTCAATGGGGGCAATTTCTGGAAGTGGCTCAAGAAGTTCTCTCGGGCACGCCCCAATGCGTTTCACATAGGATCAACGGGGGATAAGGGGGAATGAACAAGAAGGGCTGGCAGGAACTAAAAAGGATGGTCGTGTAGCTTTGTCACGACCACTCCGGCTTTACAGCGGCCACACGGTTCGGGCAGGATTGAAAAGGCGACGCCCCAAGAGAAAGCGATAGGAGGCACAATGCTGAGCGCACTGTATTATCCATATATGAGCATTGGCAGTAGGGATGTTCTGAAGAATGCTCTTTTGCTGTGGGACAAGGTGGAGGTCATTGTCCCGTCTTTGTATGTCTCTTTGCGCCGTTTTGAGAGGACATGGCCCTCTGAGTCTAAAGAGGAAATCAAACTATTGCGAGAGGCTGAGGACTTGGTCGTAAGCCCCAGGATTCCTACGGGTGAAGAGCAAGTGAAAGCTCACAAGGCATTGGAGGAGATGGCCAATACTGGGGAGCTTGCAGCGCTAGCCCAGAAGAAACTCCCTGAAGAGAATGGCGTTTTATTTTCTGTGGACTCCGATAAATTTCTCCATGAGACATGGGATATGTTGCGGCGGCGTAAAATCGTGCATTGGAGTGGCCTGAGGCGCGATCGCGAAGTGCCGCCGGCCATTGGTTTGTTGCTGATGTCGGTCTTGTCTGATATATGCGCGGGCACGCAAATTCAGATGATAACAGATCACGCTGAGGCATATGCATGGCTGGCTAAGCAGAGGGCCGGGATTCTTGGTAGCCAATATGTTACGGGGGTGAATTTGTGTCAAGTTGAGCCCGAGCTTGATCGGCTTGTTGCTCTGTCTCTCGGTGTGGTGGGTGGTCAGAATATCGGGCTTCGTGAGCTTGTTGATATGCGTAAGCGTGAAGCCAATGGCCGCACTGGTGACTACAGGGCGATGCGCCATCGCTACTCAAAGACGCTGGCCGCGCATGTGGCAAGAATCATGAAGGAGGCTAGGTCGGAAGCTGATTTACAAGAACTGGACAGGCAGTTTCGGGATGATGTGGAGCAGGATTTTTCGGATTTGATGTGTGAGCTTAAGGTTGCTGGAAGAAATACGCTTATTTCTGGGAGTGTAATCGTGTCTACTATCTTGGCAAAGGGAGGAGTTACTGAGCCGATTGACGGACTCGCGGCGCTAGCGCTGCGAGTAGGGGTTGGAATTATTCCACTGGTGGGTGCGTGGAATCATTATCGCGGCGCGCGACGTGACGTGCTAAAGAAGCACACGATGTCATGGTTGTTTGTCGCAAAGCAGCGGCTTGTGTGTAAATTTTAGGTGTTTGAGATGTGTTAATTTTCTCGTGAGCTGAAACGACTATTGACATGTCGTTTCCCGTGTAGTGTGTGTATGCAAGGGCCTTTTGTGGCTGCCCATCCGTCTGCTGGATGAACAGCGCCCGCTCCTGCGCCGTTGTAAAGGCCGCCGCGTAGTCCTTCGTATGGAGGCACACCTCCACCTCGACGCCTCCCGCCTGCTGCCCAGGGCGATGCGTGCGCGCGAGGAGCTGCTCCCACAGGGCACCGTCCGAGGGCGGCGTCACCACGAGGTTTCGGGAGAACTGCTGAAGGTTCTTCCCCGTCGCATGCGCCTTGATGCTCGCGACGATGGAGCGCCGGCCGTGCTCCATGAGGATGGCCTCGGACGCGGCCCGGCCTCCGCCGTAGTACGGCACGCCAGCCGTACGGGCGATCCGCTCCCCCAGCTCCGGGAACTCCACCCAGACGATGCCCACCCGCGAGCGCGCCCACTCCGCCGCGTCCTGCACCAGGAAGTCCGACACCCAGACGGCCTCGGGCTCGGGCTGGACCGCATCGTGAATCTCCGCCCAGTCCCGCCATGTCTCCGCTTCCCAGATGGGCTTGTCGCCCTCGTAGGGCGGTGACAGGTGCGCGCGGATGGCGGCCTTGGTGAGCAACCCCGGTGAGTCCAGGTGCTCGCGCCGCTTGCCCTTCAGCTCCTCCCACACTTCTTTGTTCCACGCCTTCCGCCGCGCGAACCACTTCTCCACCAGCTCCGGTGGCTCGCCCCTCGGGTAGCGCCAGCGGTGGAAGAAGCCGGCCGACAGCTGCCGCGCGCAGGCCATGGCCTGGAGCTGCTCCTGGAACTGCTCCCCGTCCGGACGCTCCCCCGCGTGCGCCAGCTTGATGAAGGCCAGCACCTCGGCCGGCACCGGGCCCAGTTGGCGCGGGCGGATGATGAGGGGCTTGTCCAGGGCGCTCTCATCCGTGGCGACGACGCCGCGCGTGTCGTTGCGGCGGCGCCGGAAGCCTTCGCGGACGTGCTCGTCGGGCTCGCACAACCGCTCCAGGGCTCCGGGCGGGGCTACCACCTTGGCCGGGTCCAGCGCCGTGCCCCACTCCTCCACGACGTGATGAGCCAGCGGCAAGGGCGACCCTTCGCGCAGCGCCAGCCGCGACAGGTGCGCGTAGTCCTTGATGCTCTTGGACGCGAACGTGCCGGACAGGGCTACGAGCCTCGTCTCCGGGCGCTTCTCGAAGTAGCGGAGGAAGCGCCCGGTGCGGGAAGCCTTCGGGTCCTTGAGGTTGTGCGCCTCGTTGAGAATCACGAGGTCCGGGCGGATGCGCTCCAGGAGGTTCGTGGCTTCCTGGCTGGAGAGCTTGTTGTTGGTGATGACGTGCAGCACCGGCCGGCCGGGCCAGAACCACCGTCCGCCCGCGAGGTTGGGCAAGCGCCAGTGCGCGCCGTAGTAGTCCCACTCCGCGTTGAACTGGGGCAGGAGGCTGGCGGGGATGAAGAGGCAGGCCACGCGGCAACTCGGCATCACCATGGGCATGAGGAAGGTGGTCAGCTCCTTTCCATGGCCGGTGCCGATGGGCCCCAGCAACCCGCCCACGCGCGAAGCCTCCAGCAGTGCCAGGGACTGGATGTGCCGGAGCCGCGAGGGGCACGGACGCGGCGCGCAGTTGCACGGCCCCGGAGGCGCGCGCAGCTGGGACTCCAGCGCTTCGAGGTCCGCCGCCGCGTCGGACGTGGCGAGGTCGCGGCGCGGTAGCGCGAGAATGCGCGAGAGGTCCGACGACCAACCCACGGGCGAGCGGCCGGTGCGCGAGGAGTGCTCGGCAACCTGGGGCACGTCGCCCGGGGGCGTGGACGGCCGTGCCGTGACGCCGAAGCGCTGGAGGCGGCCCACGGCTACCGGACGCCTCGGACGAAGTGCCCCGGGCCGCAGAGGGGCTCCAGGGCTTCCACGGCCACCTGCATCAACTCGCTGCCCGCCACGCCCAGCGCGGCGTAGGTGCCGGGCTCGGGAGGCTCGGCGCGGATGGTGGCGGCCAGGACGCCCTTCCACTTCCCATAGGCCAGGGGCGAGTCATTGGGGGCGACGCGGATATCCACGACGCCGCACTCCTGCTCAATCCTCGCCACCACGCGGCCGACGTAGCCGGAGAGAAGCTCGGCGGGGCAGTTGGGCACGCAGTCCACGAACAGGGACAAGCCGTGCGCGGCCTCCATCTCCGCCTTCGTCCGACGCTTGCGGCGCGGCGCCTCGTCGCTGGCCGGCGCGGTGGCCTCGGGCGCGGTGACGGAAGCGAGCGCCGGATCGCTCTTGGGCGCATCGGGAGGCAGCACGGCGGCGAGCTCCTGCTCGGGAGCGGCCGGGGTCGGCGCGGTGGACGCGGCGGACTCGGGGGACTTCATGAAGCGATTGGCGATGGTCATGAGCGGCTTTCCTTGGGACTGCGTGTTGAGACACTGCGCCTGGAAGGGGCACCCGCCGTACTTCTGGCAGGCGCTCCAGTTGGGCTTCACCTGGTTGGGGGACGTGGCCCGCGCGACGTCGCGCATGAGGCGCGCCATCGGCTCGACGTGCGCGTGCCACTCGTCGCGGACATGCTCGGCGCTGACGGTCGCGACGACGGAGCGGGTCTCCCGCGCACCGCGCGTCTGGAAGTAGAGGTGCTCCAACTCCAGCCGCTTCAGCCCCGGAAAGCGCTTGGCGGCGAGGACGGCCCAGTAGCCGTAACCCACCATCTGGATGCCGGCGTCATGCGCGGCGGTGGCGAGCTGCTCGGGCGTCGCGGCGTAGCGGGTGATGGAGGACGTCGTCTTGTGGTCCGTGACGCGCAGCACGCCCTCGGCGAGCTGTCGCGGGTTGACGAGGTCGATGAATCCGGTGAGCGGGACGCCATCCGCGAAGAGGGGCGAGGGTTCGCCGAAGTGCTCCTCCACCAGCAGGTCCGGTCCCGGCGCGGGCAGCAGGTTCTTGCCGGCCGCCGCGATGGGCCCCAGCACGTCCTCGCCCGTGCGCAGGTAGTGCTCCAACTGCGCGTGCGTGATGGTGCCGACGTCCCGAGCCTTTGAAGTCCGCTCGGGAAGTCGGAGCACCTTGGAGAAGAACCACGCGCGCTCGCAGAGAGCGAACTTCCGCAACTGCGAGACGGACAGGTGGCGGAGGACGCCGTCCTCAACGGCGTGGGACTCCGGTGCTTCGTGGGCTGGACTCACCCCTATTCAATGGGGGCGGCTTGGCTCCGGAGCTTGGTTAGTATCGCTCGTCAGTGTCCCCTATGTGTGGTGGACTCTCGTTTCATAGGAGGTGTGCGATGGGGAGATATCGGGATAGGTTTGATGATTTGTATAGTGCCGCTGTGCTTGACCGGCGAAGGTGCCAGGAGGCACTAGTCGCGCTTGATGCGGAGGCGTCGACTTGGGGGGATGTGCGGCTTGTTTCAATACGGGCGCATATTAAGTTGCTGGCGGGAGACGGACAGGGCGCCCTTGCTGATTTCGGGCGAGCGATTGAGTTGGAACAGGAATGCGGGGGCAACTATTACAATCGTGGCTGGGCGCATGAGCAGCTTGGGATGAAGCGAGAGGCCCTTTGTGATTTCTCTAGGTGTGCAGAGATTGCAAAGGCGACGAGTGATGAGGAATTGCTCGATGCTGTTGAGCACCATGTGTCGTGGAATGGGGATGGCTATATTCTGGTGTGAGGTGGGGAGGGTGGCTGATTTGTGAAATTGCTTTCAGGGGATGTGCATGTGGCTCCCTCGCAGGAGTCTGGTCGCGTGCTTGGTGCGGCCAATGCTCCAGCAGGACGTATCCTTTCGTGTCCTGCTGGAGCCGTTGATGAATGAGAGCCCCCCATTGAGGAGCCGCCTCTCGGGTGCGGCGGCGTTTTTCGGAGAGGCTACGATGCCCTCTTCAACTCTTGGCCGAGGGCGATGAACGCATCGGCGAGCCCCTCTCGCTCCCACTGGCCGGCAATTCGGAGGCGCACCCGGGTGGAAGCGTGGTTCTCGGTAACCGTCCGGCCAACGACGTGCCGTGAGGGATTGCCGGGGTAGCGGGGCGCGGCGGACGCTGCTGGGCATGGCGAAGCAGGTGGAGAAGCCGGAGTGGGCGCGCATCGCGGAGGCCTTTGAGGCGAGCGGGCAGACGCAGCGGGAGTTCGCGTTGGCGCACGGCATGCGGCTGAGCACGTTGCAGTCGTGGGTGTACCGGCATCGGCGGTCCGCTCCATCGCGAGCGGAAGCCGTGCGGCTGTTGCCGGTGCGAGTGGCGAGCGCCCCCGCGGCGCCGGAGTCCCTGCTGGAGGTGGTGGCCACGAGCGGAGCGCGGGTGCGATTCGCGGTAGGCACCGACGTCGGTTACGTGGCCCGGCTCGTCGCGGCGCTGGGGCGGTAAGTCGTGTTCGCCCTGCCTGCGTCGGTGCGCGTGGTGCTGGCGATGGAGCCGGTGGACATGCGCAAGTCGATTGACGGCCTCATGGCGCTGGTGCGCACGGCGTGGGGCGAGGACGTCTACTCGGGGCACCTCTTCGCCTTCGTCTCCAGGCGGGGCGACCGCATCAAGGTACTGACGTGGAGCCGGGGCGGCTTCGTGCTGCTGTACAAGCGGCTGGAGACGGGCCGCTTCCGGCTGCCGCCGGTGGACGCGGGCGCGCAGGCGGTGACGCTGGACGCCACGCAGTTGGCCATGCTGCTGGACGGCATCGACGTGGCCCAGGTGAGGCGCCAGCCCGCCTGGGCACCTCCCGGGCGTCCGGGCACCTGACGTGCCCGGCCCGGGACACGGCGCGGCGGCGGGGTGTTGAAGCCCGGTGCCCCGTGAGCTTCCCCAAGACCACTTCTGCCCCTGGCGCGAAGAGGCCGAAGAGCTCAAGGAGCGCCTGACGTCGCTGGAGGCGAAGATGGCGGCGCTGGAGCGTCACGTCTTCGGCAAGAGGACGGAGAAGCTGCCGACGGTGGCCGCCGAGTTGCGTGGAGCCACGGACTCGACGGCGGCCCGGGCCGAGGCCGCGAAAGAGAAGCGGCAAGAGAGAGCCGCCCGCAAGGCCGAGGGGGCCCCGGCGCGGGAGATTCGCCACGCGGTGCCGGCCGAGGAGCGCCACTGCCCGGCGTGCGGCGGCGAGGACTTGAAGCCGCTGGGCCAGGGCCGCACCTCGGTGGTGTACGAGTACGTGCCCGCCCGCTTCGAGAAGCAGGTGCACGTGCAGGAGGTGCTGGCGTGCGCGTGCGGCCGGGGCGTCGTCACCGCCCCGCCTCCAGCCAAGGTGGTGGACAGGGGCGAGTACGGCCCGGGCTTCCTCTCCCACGTGGCGACGTCGAAGTGCGCGGACGCCATGCCCTTGCACCGACTCGCCCAGCGGGTGGAGAGAAGCGGCGCGCCCATGAGTCGCAGCACGCTGACGGACCTCTTCCACCAGGCCGCCTCGGTGCTGCTTCCTCTTTCGCAGCACCTCCTGCAGTGCATTGCGTCCGCGGACGTGGTGTGGGCCGACGAGACGCCCATGCGCGTGCTGGACGTGAAGAAGACACGCCAGGGCTACCTCTGGACCTTCCTCACCCAGACGCCCACGGGCGAGTGGCTCATCGGCTACCGCTTCAGCCTCGGCCGGGCCAGCACGACGCCCAAGGACGTGCTGGGCGGCACCCGGGGCGTCCTCGTGGTGGATGCCTATACCGGCTACAACGCGGTGACGCTGCCCGAAGGGCGCGTCCGCGTCGGGTGTTGGGCGCATGTGCGGCGCCGCTTCTTCGAGGCGCTCCCCACCGCGCCCGAGGCCCGCGAGGCCTTGGACTTCATTCTGGCCCTCTACCGGGTGGAGGCGCTGGCCCGCGACGCGGGCGTCGTGCGCACGGACGCGCACCAAGCGCTGCGCCAGCAGCAGAGCCTCCCCGTCCTCTCGGCGCTGCGTGCGTGGATGGAAGCGCAGACTTCGCGCCATCTGCCCAAGGGGCCCATGGGCCAGGCCCTCTCCTACGCGCTGAAGCAGTGGGACGCCCTGACGCGCTTCTCTTCCGACGCGCGTCTGCCCTTGGACAACAACCGCTCCGAGGCGGCGCTGCGCAAGGCCGCCCTGGGCCGGAAGAATTTCCTCTTCGTCGGCCACGAGGCCGCAGGGCAGAACCTCGCCGGCCTCTACGCTCTCGTCGCCACCTGCGAGGCCAACCAGGTCAATCCCGAGGCGTACCTCGCGGATGTCCTGCTGCGGGTGCAGACGCACCCGAATGCGCGCATCGGTGAGTTGCTACCTCACGAGTGGAAGCGGCGACGCGCCGCTGACCCGCCCGAGTCACCCCTCCAGCCCAGTCCCTGACCAACTCGCTCCTCGCGGCGCTCGCCGAGCACGGTCGCGGTCCGTCTTCAATCCTTCCGGCACGTCGTTGGCCGGACGGTTACGGTTCTCGCTCACCTCCACCTCGGGCGGGCTTCCGGCCTCGAACGAGAGCTGGATTTCCGTCCGCGTGCTGTCGCCTCGGAAGGGGCCGAGTTCGGCACGCACGGAGACGTGCTCCGGCATTGCGCCAGGGATGCGGACCACGGTGACACATTCAGGCTTCGTCATGGCTGAACCACCTTGTGGGGTACTGCGAGGGAAGGGTTGTGGAGTGGCCGACCACCCAGTGACGTGGGAGGCGCGGCGGGTGACGTCGGCATGTAGGACTGCCGCGCCTCCTGATGCGCGGTCAGCAAGTCCTCCGGCGTGCGGTACATGCGAGGCCTGCGCCCGTCCGCACCTCGGCGCTGGTGCTTGGTGAAGCCGAGCGCGACGAGGCAGGTGCCCACCTCCGTGGAGGCCCGGTGGTCCACCTGTGCGACAGGCATGCCCAGCGCGTCCGTGGCCACCTGGAGAATGGACACCTCGGCGGGCCGCCGCTCCTTCGGCGTGCGCAGGAACCACTGGACGATGGCCTCCCCGCGCCCGTCTCCCGCGCCCTCGGCGCGAAGCGCCGCCTGGGCCTCCGCGCGCTGGGCCTCCTCCTCGGACAGCCACCAGGGCTCGCCCCGCTGGAAACGCACCACGGCCTCCGCCCAGAGGTGGTTCCTGTCCTGGCGCAGCGCCTCGATGTCGATGCGGGTGCAGTGCACCGGCCAGTAGCGGCGGTGCCCCGTCGGGTCCTTCAGGTAGGCGTCGTCATTCGTGGTTCCGACGAAGATGCAGCGCCGGGGCGTCTTCACGTTGGCGCGCCCGTAGGGTGGCCGGTAGGTGTCCTCGGTGCGGCTGATGAAGCCCTTGAAGGGTTGGTTTTCCGCACGGCGAAGCGTTGAGAGTTCCGCCATTTCGATGAACCAGAACTGGGACGCGAGCATGGCCGAGTCCTTGTTGTGGACGTCGATAGGCGCGTCGCTGA
This genomic interval carries:
- the tnpB gene encoding IS66 family insertion sequence element accessory protein TnpB (TnpB, as the term is used for proteins encoded by IS66 family insertion elements, is considered an accessory protein, since TnpC, encoded by a neighboring gene, is a DDE family transposase.), translating into MFALPASVRVVLAMEPVDMRKSIDGLMALVRTAWGEDVYSGHLFAFVSRRGDRIKVLTWSRGGFVLLYKRLETGRFRLPPVDAGAQAVTLDATQLAMLLDGIDVAQVRRQPAWAPPGRPGT
- a CDS encoding DNA polymerase; translation: MPTLFSFDTETHLIQPGLLAPPLVCASVADAAPGSERLLSAAQARKWFREAIASPGVHLTGANLAYDLGVMCADDARLVDAVFDAADAGRLHDVAIREALLDIARGLHGVDPETGRPLDDDEGARYPLALLVKRHLGLDISAEKHAPDAWRLRYAQLDGVPLEEWPPAAVDYPKRDARFTLDVHHAQERAATDSPTGGNLHAEGHQVRAALALHFASLWGLRTNGGRVAQLRQRVEAEWSANRARFLAAGIFRPDGTKDSKRLSALVSAAYNGLPPVTSPTERFPDGQVATDRDTLLDSGDPLLEELGKAGKVDKYRSTYLGKLEAGVTRPLNPRFNVLVSTTRVSSDYQQLPQRGGVRECHEARPGFVYCSVDYAGLELRTMAQRAIWDVGWSRMAEALLAQEDVHTSAAATFLGESYAALRPRVKAKEATATSFRALAKVFNFGKGGGMGAGAMAYHARAKDDVRFCLLAKVAEACGIERVPVRVQGKVKMVCAACVEVSQRYGDRWLDAWPEQRELFSRASRLTYGGQFVDVLTPGANILRGGCGYTQWLNTPFQALGAVGAKLATWRVAREMYTARRSPLWGSRLVLMVHDELVAELRADCPNRLHDAAERMAHLMRQAMRETTPDLADAIEAEPALSRVLSKNAATVRDAAGRLLVWEPTHF
- a CDS encoding helicase, whose product is MGRLQRFGVTARPSTPPGDVPQVAEHSSRTGRSPVGWSSDLSRILALPRRDLATSDAAADLEALESQLRAPPGPCNCAPRPCPSRLRHIQSLALLEASRVGGLLGPIGTGHGKELTTFLMPMVMPSCRVACLFIPASLLPQFNAEWDYYGAHWRLPNLAGGRWFWPGRPVLHVITNNKLSSQEATNLLERIRPDLVILNEAHNLKDPKASRTGRFLRYFEKRPETRLVALSGTFASKSIKDYAHLSRLALREGSPLPLAHHVVEEWGTALDPAKVVAPPGALERLCEPDEHVREGFRRRRNDTRGVVATDESALDKPLIIRPRQLGPVPAEVLAFIKLAHAGERPDGEQFQEQLQAMACARQLSAGFFHRWRYPRGEPPELVEKWFARRKAWNKEVWEELKGKRREHLDSPGLLTKAAIRAHLSPPYEGDKPIWEAETWRDWAEIHDAVQPEPEAVWVSDFLVQDAAEWARSRVGIVWVEFPELGERIARTAGVPYYGGGRAASEAILMEHGRRSIVASIKAHATGKNLQQFSRNLVVTPPSDGALWEQLLARTHRPGQQAGGVEVEVCLHTKDYAAAFTTAQERALFIQQTDGQPQKALAYTHYTGNDMSIVVSAHEKINTSQTPKIYTQAAALRQTTMTSCASLARHVARRDNDSTHPPVE
- a CDS encoding IS66 family insertion sequence element accessory protein TnpB; the encoded protein is MAKQVEKPEWARIAEAFEASGQTQREFALAHGMRLSTLQSWVYRHRRSAPSRAEAVRLLPVRVASAPAAPESLLEVVATSGARVRFAVGTDVGYVARLVAALGR
- a CDS encoding PD-(D/E)XK nuclease family protein, translating into MSPAHEAPESHAVEDGVLRHLSVSQLRKFALCERAWFFSKVLRLPERTSKARDVGTITHAQLEHYLRTGEDVLGPIAAAGKNLLPAPGPDLLVEEHFGEPSPLFADGVPLTGFIDLVNPRQLAEGVLRVTDHKTTSSITRYAATPEQLATAAHDAGIQMVGYGYWAVLAAKRFPGLKRLELEHLYFQTRGARETRSVVATVSAEHVRDEWHAHVEPMARLMRDVARATSPNQVKPNWSACQKYGGCPFQAQCLNTQSQGKPLMTIANRFMKSPESAASTAPTPAAPEQELAAVLPPDAPKSDPALASVTAPEATAPASDEAPRRKRRTKAEMEAAHGLSLFVDCVPNCPAELLSGYVGRVVARIEQECGVVDIRVAPNDSPLAYGKWKGVLAATIRAEPPEPGTYAALGVAGSELMQVAVEALEPLCGPGHFVRGVR
- a CDS encoding IS66 family transposase; translation: MPRELPQDHFCPWREEAEELKERLTSLEAKMAALERHVFGKRTEKLPTVAAELRGATDSTAARAEAAKEKRQERAARKAEGAPAREIRHAVPAEERHCPACGGEDLKPLGQGRTSVVYEYVPARFEKQVHVQEVLACACGRGVVTAPPPAKVVDRGEYGPGFLSHVATSKCADAMPLHRLAQRVERSGAPMSRSTLTDLFHQAASVLLPLSQHLLQCIASADVVWADETPMRVLDVKKTRQGYLWTFLTQTPTGEWLIGYRFSLGRASTTPKDVLGGTRGVLVVDAYTGYNAVTLPEGRVRVGCWAHVRRRFFEALPTAPEAREALDFILALYRVEALARDAGVVRTDAHQALRQQQSLPVLSALRAWMEAQTSRHLPKGPMGQALSYALKQWDALTRFSSDARLPLDNNRSEAALRKAALGRKNFLFVGHEAAGQNLAGLYALVATCEANQVNPEAYLADVLLRVQTHPNARIGELLPHEWKRRRAADPPESPLQPSP